In the genome of Cryptomeria japonica chromosome 8, Sugi_1.0, whole genome shotgun sequence, one region contains:
- the LOC131857507 gene encoding putative disease resistance RPP13-like protein 2, with the protein MKDRIRRIHESSKYLQYLRDMDAQPSSMLVNAVSLHSERCLSGVFMDDSLVGMDTKEIVDWLTKDDPRIIDVTGMGGLGKSLLLKLVFDTQKIKETFDHQIWVEVSQSFSVQQLVQHIASEVKLLKNKRKTHLSVNMLRDNIRSHLQGSRCLLVLDDVWDRRVKELIVSQNFKVMISTLIVGSYSSCKHSIKTKLSLSEDLKKIAEDIADKCSGLPLTLKTVERSMANVRRNPNEWEPMLNRLKQFDTITDDVLPTIRLSFYALPHYLKPCFLFFSAYPEDNRMGCEYLVQVWIVEGFVTPDETQDPYEFGRSYLKQLVNR; encoded by the coding sequence ATGAAAGACCGCATTCGAAGAATTCACGAAAGCTCTAAGTATCTCCAATATCTTAGAGATATGGATGCGCAACCATCTTCTATGCTGGTTAATGCAGTTTCCCTACACAGTGAAAGATGTTTAAGTGGAGTGTTCATGGACGATAGTCTGGTGGGAATGGATACTAAAGAAATTGTTGATTGGCTGACCAAGGATGACCCTCGAATCATTGATGTCACAGGGATGGGAGGTCTGGGCAAAAGTTTGCTGCTGAAACTCGTGTTCGATACCCAGAAGATCAAAGAAACTTTTGACCATCAGATTTGGGTGGAAGTATCCCAAAGCTTCTCAGTTCAGCAGCTAGTCCAGCATATAGCCTCGGAGGTAAAACTCctaaaaaacaaaaggaaaactcATCTAAGCGTGAATATGCTTAGGGATAACATCCGGAGCCACCTTCAAGGAAGTCGGTGTTTGCTTGTTCTAGATGATGTGTGGGACAGAAGGGTAAAAGAATTGATTGTTTCTCAGAATTTCAAGGTTATGATTTCAACGCTAATAGTAGGAAGCTATTCTTCATGCAAGCATTCCATAAAGACGAAATTGAGTCTTTCAGAGGACCTGAAGAAAATAGCCGAAGACATTGCAGACAAGTGCTCGGGATTGCCATTAACTCTGAAGACAGTAGAAAGATCCATGGCAAACGTCAGACGGAATCCCAATGAGTGGGAACCCATGCTGAACCGGCTAAAGCAATTCGACACAATCACGGACGACGTTCTACCGACTATTAGGTTAAGTTTCTATGCTCTGCCTCATTATCTTAAGCCTTGTTTCCTTTTTTTCTCTGCATACCCGGAAGATAATAGAATGGGTTGTGAGTACCTAGTACAAGTATGGATTGTGGAAGGATTTGTTACTCCTGATGAAACACAAGATCCATACGAGTTTGGACGATCTTATTTGAAACAGCTCGTTAATCGTTGA